The window GTCGAGAGCCCGTCGGAAGTGGTCGAAGGTGATGTCGGTCGGCAGGAAGACCGGGTCGTCCGCGATGATGTCGCCGGTCGGCTTCAGCGAGGTCGCGAACATCCAGTAGACGGGGAACGCGAAGACGACGAAGAGGACGAGGGCCGTCGCGTTGGGCCACAGCCGGGCCATCAGGGAGCGCTTCACAGCTCGTCCTCCTCTTGCTTGAGAACGGTACGCAGGTAGTAGGCGGTCAGGCCGAGCAGGATGAGGATCGTCAGGAACGAGATCGCCGCGCCCATGCCGTAGTGCTGGTTGCCGGGGCCCTCGACGAACGCGTAGATCGGCAGGGTCTCGGTGAGCCGGTCGGGTCCGCCGGCGTTCATCGCGAAGATCTGCGGGAACGCCTTGAAGACCCAGATGACCTCCAGGAAGGTCGTCGCCCACAGGAACGGCCGCAGGAACGGGAAGGTCACGTGGGTGAAGCTCTTCCACATCCCGGCCCCGTCGATCGAGGCGGCCTCGTACAGCTCTTTCGGGATGGTGGTCGTGGCGGCGTAGAGGTTGATCGCGACGAACGGGATGGACTGCCAGACGATCAGCAGGGTGATCACGGAGAAGGTGGAGAACTGGCTGCCGAACCAGTTGTAGTCCGACATCGACGACCAGCCGGCCTTGGCTAGCAGCCAGTTGACGACGCCGAAGCGCTGGGCGAACAGCCACTGGTAGACGGTGGTCGCGGCGATCACCGGCATCGCCCAGGCGAGCACCAGGCCGAGCATCAGCACGAGCCGCATGCGCTTGCCGAGCCGCGCGAGGAGCAGTCCGACGAGGGTGCCGAGCAGCATGATGAGGACGACGTTGGCCGTGGTGAAGACGACCGTCCGCTGGACGACCTTCCAGAAGTCCGAACTGCCGAGGACTTCCTTGTAGTTGTCGCCGCCGTTCCACTCGGTGAGGTGCAGGATCAGCTGGCGCGGGTTGAGGTTCTGGAACGACAGCATGCCGTTCTTGACCAGCGGCCAGCCGAGCAGCACCACGGTGACGAGCAGTGCGGGCACCAGGAGCAGGTAGGGGGCGGCCGTGCCGCCGCGCCGTCTGGCCTGCCCCGGACCGCCGGGCGGGGTTACGTCGGTCTTACGGACACCGGGCGCCGCGGCCGTGCCTGTGTCCGTGCGTTCGGTCTGCACTGACATGCTCGCCATC is drawn from Streptomyces liliifuscus and contains these coding sequences:
- a CDS encoding carbohydrate ABC transporter permease, whose translation is MSVQTERTDTGTAAAPGVRKTDVTPPGGPGQARRRGGTAAPYLLLVPALLVTVVLLGWPLVKNGMLSFQNLNPRQLILHLTEWNGGDNYKEVLGSSDFWKVVQRTVVFTTANVVLIMLLGTLVGLLLARLGKRMRLVLMLGLVLAWAMPVIAATTVYQWLFAQRFGVVNWLLAKAGWSSMSDYNWFGSQFSTFSVITLLIVWQSIPFVAINLYAATTTIPKELYEAASIDGAGMWKSFTHVTFPFLRPFLWATTFLEVIWVFKAFPQIFAMNAGGPDRLTETLPIYAFVEGPGNQHYGMGAAISFLTILILLGLTAYYLRTVLKQEEDEL